Proteins encoded within one genomic window of Felis catus isolate Fca126 chromosome C1, F.catus_Fca126_mat1.0, whole genome shotgun sequence:
- the LOC123379079 gene encoding LOW QUALITY PROTEIN: olfactory receptor 2A12-like (The sequence of the model RefSeq protein was modified relative to this genomic sequence to represent the inferred CDS: substituted 1 base at 1 genomic stop codon) — protein sequence LNVWDSLIDPTIWTPPGQNQSWVSEFILLGFSGDPTFNRILFISFLLLYLSSVLGNGLIVALICLDIQLHTPMYFFLCTLSLLDMGCVTTTMPQMLVHLLARSQTISFASCWLQMYVFGALGLTECIFFVVMAYDXYVAICHPLHYTVILSWGLCIRLAARTWACGFFFSLIHTFLTMRLPYCGPNVVNHYFCEGPSVRSLACMDTHLIEMVDLVISVFMVVAPLSLILASYIRIGQTIIKIKSTQGRCKAFSTCASHVTVVTLFYAPATYIYMRPNSSYSPEQDKQISLFYNVFPAFLNPVVYSLRNKDIKGAFLKVMGWGRVPW from the coding sequence TTAAATGTGTGGGATTCTCTTATAGACCCAACCATATGGACACCTCCAGGACAGAACCAAAGCTGGGTTTCTGAATTTATCCTGCTTGGCTTCTCTGGCGATCCCACGTTCAACAGGAtcctcttcatttccttccttctcctttaccTGAGCTCAGTCCTGGGCAATGGACTCATCGTCGCCCTGATCTGCCTGGACATACAGCTTCAcacacccatgtacttcttcctctgcACCCTCTCCCTGCTAGATATGGGCTGTGTCACCACTACCATGCCCCAGATGTTGGTGCATCTCCTCGCTCGCTCTCAGACCATCTCCTTTGCCAGCTGTTGGCTGCAGATGTATGTGTTTGGTGCCTTGGGCCTAACTGAGTGTATTTTCTTCGTAGTCATGGCTTATGACTGATATGTGGCCATCTGCCACCCACTGCATTATACTGTCATCCTCAGCTGGGGACTGTGCATACGACTGGCAGCTAGGACCTGGGCCTGTggtttcttcttctctctgaTCCATACTTTCCTCACCATGAGGCTGCCATACTGTGGGCCCAACGTGGTCAACCACTACTTCTGTGAAGGCCCCTCAGTACGAAGCCTGGCTTGCATGGATACTCACCTTATTGAGATGGTAGACCTGGTCATCAGTGTCTTCATGGTTGTTGCCCCACTCTCCCTCATTCTGGCCTCCTACATCCGTATTGGCCAGACCATTATCAAGATCAAGTCTACACAGGGCCGCTGCAAGGCTTTCTCCACCTGTGCTTCCCATGTGACCGTGGTCACACTCTTCTATGCCCCAGCCACATACATCTATATGAGGCCCAACTCCAGCTATTCCCCTGAGCAAGACAAGCAGATCTCACTCTTTTATAATGTCTTCCCTGCCTTTCTCAACCCTGTGGTCTACAGTCTGAGGAACAAAGACATCAAGGGGGCTTTTCTCAAAGTgatggggtggggtagggtgccCTGGTGA
- the LOC111561721 gene encoding putative olfactory receptor 2B3: MQNFPWDNHSSVSEFILLGFSRDSQINTILFNIFLFLYLSTLVGNGLIVTLIHLDSRLHTPMYFFLSVLSILDMSYVTTTVPQMLVHLICQKKTISYVGCVAQMYIFLVLGITEGWLFSVMAYDRYVAICYPLRYKVIMTPWLCGAMAIFCGLWGISCSLVYTVFTMRLPYCGPNEINHFFCEVPAVLKLACADTSLNDQVDFILGFILLLVPLSFILASYVRIFATILKIRSAQGRLKAFSTCASHITVVTMFCGPAMFMYMNPGANASPERDKKLALFYNIISAFLNPIIYSLRNKDVKRAFLKLTGSSKASE; this comes from the coding sequence ATGCAGAACTTTCCCTGGGACAACCACAGCTCTGTGTCTGAATTCATCCTTCTGGGCTTCTCCAGGGATTCCCAAATTAATACAATCCTCTTCaacatcttcctctttctctacctctctacACTTGTGGGCAATGGACTCATTGTCACCTTGATTCACTTGGACTCCCGCCTCCAcacacccatgtacttcttcctcagtGTCCTCTCCATTCTGGACATGAGCTATGTCACCACTACTGTGCCTCAGATGTTGGTGCATCTGATCTGCCAGAAGAAAACTATCTCCTATGTTGGGTGTGTGGCCCAGATGTACATCTTTCTGGTGTTGGGCATCACTGAGGGCTGGCTGTTCTCTGTTATGGCCTATGATAGATATGTGGCCATCTGTTATCCACTCAGATACAAGGTTATCATGACCCCATGGCTGTGTGGGGCAATGGCCATCTTTTGTGGACTGTGGGGTATCAGCTGTTCCCTAGTCTACACTGTCTTCACAATGCGCCTGCCCTACTGTGGCCCCAATGAGATCAATCACTTCTTCTGTGAGGTCCCTGCTGTTCTGAAGCTGGCCTGTGCAGACACATCCCTCAATGACCAAGTAGATTTTATCCTGGGCTTCATCCTTCTCCTGGTTCCCCTCTCCTTCATTCTGGCTTCTTATGTCCGCATCTTTGCCACAATCTTGAAGATCCGCTCGGCTCAGGGTCGACTCaaggccttctccacctgtgcctCCCACATCACTGTGGTCACCATGTTCTGTGGACCTGCCATGTTTATGTACATGAACCCCGGGGCCAATGCCTCCCCAGAGCGGGACAAGAAACTGGCTCTGTTCTACAATATTATCTCTGCCTTTCTCAATCCCATCATCTATAGCCTTAGAAACAAAGATGTGAAGAGGGCTTTCCTCAAGTTAACAGGTTCAAGCAAGGCCTCTGAGTGA